A genomic region of Rhizobium indicum contains the following coding sequences:
- a CDS encoding dipeptide ABC transporter ATP-binding protein: MSGSVLSVRDLTVRAHVDPGPRTLLDAVSLDLGKGEILGLVGESGSGKSLFCRSLVRLLPSSLLKIESGSVLLEGRDLMRIDDGEMLKVRGGEIGMIFQNPTSHLDPVMRIGDQIAEGIRYHQGLGAREARTAATEILAQVGFPDPKRQYDSYPHEFSGGMRQRAMIGVALSCNPKILIADEPTTALDVTIQAQILRLLIDIRDRRGLSIILITHDLGIVAQTCDRIAVLRGGKLLEEGPKRTILARPQHPYTINLINSHPSLPGAISAPLPELAEASQPARPLLEIDDLHVRFRAGGALLRGGAKTVSAVAGVSLQIMPGETVGIVGESGSGKSTLARAVLGLTPLSSGHVTFDGVDLALQKSAGLAKLRRETAMVFQDPYNALNPRLTIGQMLAEVLKVQGKVAKADIPVRIGELLDLVGLEREFAGRKPRSMSGGQCQRAGIARALAVDPKLIIADECVAALDVTIQAQIIELFRDLTAKMNLTLIFIAHDLAIVRNLCERVVVMYRGEIVEEGRSEEVFARPKHPYTAALIAAIPDIDPDKRLLQGADGKDDPHSMPIQSIKRMP; the protein is encoded by the coding sequence ATGAGCGGCTCCGTGCTGTCCGTCCGTGATCTCACCGTCAGGGCACATGTCGATCCCGGCCCACGCACGCTGCTCGATGCGGTCTCGCTCGACCTCGGCAAGGGCGAGATCCTCGGTCTCGTCGGCGAGAGCGGCTCGGGCAAGAGCCTGTTCTGCCGTTCCCTGGTGCGCCTGCTGCCCTCCTCGCTGCTGAAGATCGAAAGCGGTAGCGTGCTGCTCGAAGGGCGCGATCTCATGCGGATCGACGATGGCGAGATGCTGAAAGTGCGCGGTGGCGAGATCGGCATGATCTTCCAGAACCCGACCAGCCATCTTGACCCTGTCATGCGGATCGGCGACCAGATTGCCGAGGGCATCCGCTACCATCAGGGCCTCGGCGCCCGCGAGGCCCGCACCGCGGCGACGGAAATCCTGGCGCAGGTCGGCTTCCCCGATCCGAAGCGCCAGTACGACAGTTATCCGCACGAATTTTCCGGCGGTATGCGGCAGCGGGCGATGATCGGAGTGGCGCTGTCCTGCAATCCGAAGATCCTGATCGCCGACGAGCCGACGACGGCGCTCGACGTGACCATCCAGGCGCAGATCCTGCGGCTGTTGATTGACATTCGCGACCGGCGCGGCCTGTCGATCATTCTGATCACCCACGATCTCGGTATCGTCGCCCAGACTTGCGACCGTATTGCCGTGCTGCGCGGCGGCAAACTGCTCGAAGAGGGGCCGAAGCGGACGATCCTGGCGCGGCCGCAGCATCCCTATACGATCAACTTGATCAACAGCCACCCTTCCCTGCCGGGCGCGATATCAGCGCCGTTGCCCGAGCTTGCCGAAGCCAGCCAACCGGCCAGGCCGTTACTCGAAATCGATGATCTCCATGTGCGCTTCAGAGCGGGCGGCGCCCTGCTCAGGGGCGGTGCGAAGACGGTCAGCGCCGTTGCCGGCGTCAGCCTGCAGATCATGCCGGGCGAGACGGTCGGCATCGTCGGCGAATCTGGCAGCGGCAAGAGCACGCTTGCCCGCGCCGTGCTCGGCCTCACCCCGCTTTCCTCGGGTCACGTCACTTTCGACGGCGTCGATCTGGCGCTGCAGAAAAGCGCTGGCCTGGCAAAGCTCAGGCGCGAGACGGCGATGGTCTTCCAAGACCCCTATAATGCGCTCAATCCGCGGCTGACGATCGGGCAGATGCTGGCCGAGGTGCTGAAGGTGCAGGGCAAGGTCGCCAAGGCCGATATCCCTGTTCGAATCGGCGAACTGCTCGATCTCGTCGGCCTCGAACGCGAATTCGCCGGCCGCAAACCGCGCAGCATGAGCGGCGGCCAGTGCCAGCGCGCCGGCATCGCCCGAGCCCTCGCCGTCGATCCCAAGCTGATCATCGCTGACGAATGTGTGGCCGCTCTCGACGTCACCATCCAGGCGCAGATCATCGAGCTCTTCCGTGATCTCACGGCGAAGATGAACCTCACGCTGATCTTCATCGCCCATGATCTCGCAATCGTCCGCAATCTCTGCGAACGCGTCGTCGTGATGTATCGCGGCGAGATCGTCGAGGAAGGTCGCTCCGAAGAAGTCTTCGCGCGGCCGAAGCATCCTTATACGGCGGCGCTGATCGCCGCCATTCCCGACATCGATCCTGACAAGCGGCTGCTGCAAGGCGCCGACGGCAAGGACGATCCGCATTCGATGCCGATTCAATCAATCAAACGCATGCCATAA
- a CDS encoding type II toxin-antitoxin system ParD family antitoxin, which produces MARNTSISLGDHFTSFIDTQVQAGRYGSASDVVRAGLRLLEEHEAKVKALQDALIEGEESGPATPFDFDAFNARKRAAFNAK; this is translated from the coding sequence ATGGCTAGAAATACGTCCATATCGCTCGGCGACCATTTCACCAGCTTCATCGATACGCAAGTTCAGGCTGGCCGCTATGGTTCAGCCAGCGACGTCGTCCGGGCAGGCCTCCGCCTACTTGAAGAACACGAAGCCAAAGTGAAGGCATTACAGGACGCCTTGATTGAAGGCGAGGAATCCGGCCCTGCCACGCCCTTCGATTTCGATGCGTTCAACGCTCGCAAACGGGCGGCGTTCAATGCGAAATGA
- a CDS encoding formylglycine-generating enzyme family protein has product MVLIPGGTFRMGSDTHYPEEAPSHRVTVDDFWMDRVPVTNGEFKQFVKATGYVTIAEQVPDARDYPGALPHMLYAGSLVFQRASGPVDLRNPNNWWAFVKGASWRHPLGLSSGLFKKENHPVVQIAHTDALAYAEWAGKELPTEAEWEYAACGGLENAEFAWGDEFTPAGRHMANTWQGEFPHQNLAADGYERTCPVNAFPPNGYGLLSMIGNTWEWTSDWYTSEHPADAPKACCIPENPRGGRELDSYDPRQPEIRIPRKVLKGGSHLCAPNYCRRYRLAARYPQPIDTSTSHVGFRCIVRGDVR; this is encoded by the coding sequence ATGGTCTTGATCCCCGGGGGCACTTTCCGCATGGGGTCGGACACGCATTACCCAGAGGAGGCTCCGTCCCATCGCGTGACTGTCGACGACTTCTGGATGGACAGGGTGCCGGTCACCAACGGAGAGTTCAAACAGTTCGTCAAGGCTACCGGCTATGTAACGATCGCCGAGCAGGTTCCCGATGCGAGAGATTATCCAGGAGCGCTTCCGCACATGCTCTACGCCGGATCGCTGGTGTTCCAGAGGGCCTCAGGGCCAGTCGATTTGAGAAATCCGAACAACTGGTGGGCCTTCGTCAAAGGGGCAAGCTGGCGGCATCCGCTCGGCCTCAGCAGCGGCCTGTTCAAGAAGGAGAACCATCCGGTCGTTCAAATCGCCCATACGGACGCACTTGCCTATGCAGAATGGGCCGGCAAGGAACTGCCGACTGAAGCCGAATGGGAATATGCAGCCTGCGGCGGTCTTGAGAACGCCGAATTCGCTTGGGGCGACGAGTTCACACCCGCCGGTCGCCACATGGCCAACACCTGGCAGGGCGAGTTCCCGCACCAGAACCTGGCGGCTGATGGCTACGAGCGGACCTGCCCTGTCAACGCATTCCCGCCAAACGGCTACGGGCTCCTGAGCATGATCGGCAACACCTGGGAATGGACTTCTGACTGGTACACTTCGGAGCATCCAGCCGATGCGCCTAAAGCCTGCTGCATTCCGGAAAACCCGCGCGGCGGTCGCGAGTTGGACAGCTACGATCCGCGCCAGCCGGAGATCAGGATTCCGCGCAAGGTTCTGAAAGGCGGCTCGCATCTCTGCGCTCCAAACTACTGCCGTCGCTATCGCCTGGCGGCGCGCTACCCCCAGCCAATCGATACTTCAACTAGCCATGTCGGCTTCCGATGCATAGTGAGAGGAGACGTCAGATGA
- a CDS encoding arylsulfatase B: MTSSSQTPTGTQPKTGLQRRELLLSASALVAAGAVATGGFGLPVLRGAFGSGMAAMAAEPQPNIIHIVSDDQGWKDVGFHGSDIKTPNIDRLAETGAELTQFYAQPMCSQTRAAMLTGRYPLRTGFQTAVIPSGGLYGVPVDEWLLPQALKDAGYETALVGKWHIGHAKPEYWPRQRGFDYFYGAMVGEIDHFKHEAHGEGDWYRNNDRIEEEGYDTTLFGNEAVKRIEEHDPSKPLYLYLAFTAPHTPYQVPDEYLDNYPEIADTSRRTYAAMITAMDDQIGHVLEALDKRGMRENTLIVFHSDNGGTRSAKFTGESKVTGELPPNNGSYRDGKGTIYEGGTRVVALANWAGKIKPGKVDGMMHVVDIYPTLVGLAGGTLDKTKPLDGLDVWGAISEGKVSPRTEVVYNVQPWAAGVRQGDWKLVWQALIPGTLELFDLAADPSEAKNLAEANPAKVKELQARIAELAAQAAPPLFMTDAFRLILSEPPSTPEGFFEVSD, from the coding sequence ATGACCAGTAGCTCGCAGACCCCCACAGGGACGCAGCCGAAGACAGGGTTGCAGCGCCGTGAACTCTTGTTGAGCGCCAGCGCACTCGTCGCGGCAGGCGCCGTCGCCACAGGCGGATTCGGCCTGCCGGTTCTTCGCGGCGCATTCGGTTCGGGGATGGCCGCAATGGCCGCAGAACCACAGCCGAATATCATCCACATTGTTTCGGACGATCAAGGTTGGAAGGATGTCGGATTTCATGGCTCCGACATCAAAACGCCGAACATCGACCGTTTGGCGGAAACAGGCGCGGAGCTGACGCAGTTCTACGCGCAGCCCATGTGCTCACAGACGCGCGCCGCGATGCTAACGGGGCGTTATCCACTCCGTACCGGGTTTCAAACGGCGGTCATTCCCTCCGGGGGCCTCTATGGGGTACCGGTGGACGAATGGCTTCTGCCTCAGGCACTGAAAGACGCCGGATACGAAACCGCGCTCGTCGGGAAATGGCACATCGGCCACGCCAAGCCGGAATATTGGCCACGTCAGCGCGGCTTCGACTATTTCTATGGCGCGATGGTGGGCGAGATCGACCATTTCAAGCACGAAGCGCATGGCGAGGGTGATTGGTATCGCAACAACGATCGCATTGAAGAAGAAGGCTACGACACGACGCTTTTCGGCAACGAAGCGGTCAAGCGGATTGAAGAACACGATCCCAGCAAACCACTATACCTCTACCTCGCCTTTACCGCGCCGCACACGCCATACCAGGTGCCTGACGAGTATCTCGACAATTATCCGGAGATCGCCGATACGTCGCGGCGCACTTACGCAGCAATGATCACCGCCATGGACGATCAGATCGGCCACGTGCTCGAAGCGCTCGACAAGCGAGGAATGCGTGAAAACACACTGATTGTATTCCACAGCGACAATGGTGGAACGCGTTCAGCGAAGTTCACCGGCGAATCGAAGGTAACCGGCGAACTCCCGCCCAACAACGGCTCCTATCGCGACGGCAAGGGTACGATCTACGAAGGCGGCACCCGCGTTGTCGCGCTCGCGAATTGGGCCGGAAAAATCAAGCCCGGGAAGGTCGATGGGATGATGCATGTCGTCGATATCTATCCGACGCTTGTCGGCCTCGCTGGCGGCACGCTCGACAAGACCAAGCCGCTGGACGGCCTCGATGTGTGGGGGGCGATCAGCGAAGGGAAGGTCTCGCCGCGCACCGAAGTCGTCTACAACGTGCAGCCGTGGGCTGCTGGGGTGCGCCAGGGAGACTGGAAGCTGGTATGGCAGGCGCTCATACCCGGAACCTTGGAATTGTTCGATCTGGCGGCTGACCCGTCGGAAGCCAAAAACCTCGCGGAAGCGAATCCCGCAAAAGTGAAGGAACTTCAGGCCAGGATCGCGGAGCTGGCAGCGCAAGCGGCGCCGCCGCTATTCATGACCGATGCATTCCGCCTCATACTTTCCGAACCGCCGTCGACACCCGAGGGCTTTTTCGAAGTGTCGGACTAG
- a CDS encoding type II toxin-antitoxin system RelE/ParE family toxin — MTGIIFSPAAQTDIDKIWDYTATSWNVDQAERYIQDIRDACQELAEGTRVSRPSDIRKGYRKVSAGAHFLYFKSNDAGQIIIVRVLHQRMDVAKHL; from the coding sequence ATGACCGGCATCATATTTTCTCCCGCCGCGCAAACCGATATTGACAAGATTTGGGATTACACAGCGACGAGTTGGAATGTCGATCAGGCAGAGCGTTATATTCAGGACATAAGAGACGCCTGTCAGGAACTGGCGGAGGGAACACGGGTGAGCCGCCCCTCAGATATTCGGAAAGGGTACAGAAAGGTCTCCGCTGGCGCTCATTTTCTGTATTTCAAAAGCAATGATGCGGGCCAGATCATCATCGTGCGCGTCCTTCATCAAAGAATGGATGTAGCCAAGCATCTGTAA
- the yghU gene encoding glutathione-dependent disulfide-bond oxidoreductase yields the protein MSGSPDYTPPKVWTWNKANGGQFASINRPIAGPTHDKELPIGRHPLQLYSLGTPNGQKVTIMLEELLALGHSGAEYDAWLIKIGDGDQFGSGFVAVNPNSKIPALMDRSGPKPIRVFESGAILTYLAEKFGAFLPSEPAGRAECLSWLFWQMGSAPYLGGGFGHFYAYAPTKIEYAIDRFAMEVKRQLDVLDRRLAESEYLAGSEYTIADIAVWPWYGGLVKGWTYGAAEFLQVEDYKNVLRWADTIYDRPAVQRGRMVNRLSGEPSSQLHERHDASDFDTRTQDKLAAAE from the coding sequence ATGAGCGGTTCTCCCGATTATACACCCCCGAAGGTCTGGACCTGGAACAAGGCGAATGGCGGCCAGTTCGCCAGCATCAATCGCCCGATCGCGGGACCGACGCATGACAAGGAGCTTCCGATCGGCCGCCATCCGCTGCAGCTCTATTCGCTCGGAACGCCGAACGGCCAGAAGGTCACCATCATGCTCGAGGAACTGCTGGCCCTTGGCCATAGCGGTGCCGAATACGATGCATGGCTGATCAAGATCGGCGATGGCGACCAGTTCGGCAGCGGCTTCGTCGCGGTCAATCCCAATTCCAAGATACCGGCGCTGATGGACCGCAGCGGGCCTAAGCCGATCCGTGTCTTCGAATCCGGTGCCATCCTGACCTATCTTGCCGAGAAGTTCGGCGCCTTCCTGCCGAGCGAGCCGGCCGGCCGAGCCGAATGCCTGTCCTGGCTGTTCTGGCAGATGGGAAGCGCGCCCTATCTCGGCGGCGGCTTCGGCCATTTCTACGCCTATGCGCCGACGAAGATCGAATATGCGATCGACCGCTTCGCCATGGAAGTGAAGCGTCAGCTCGACGTGCTCGATCGTCGCCTTGCCGAAAGCGAGTATCTGGCAGGCAGCGAATATACGATCGCCGATATTGCCGTCTGGCCCTGGTATGGCGGGTTGGTGAAGGGCTGGACCTACGGGGCTGCCGAGTTTCTGCAGGTCGAGGACTATAAGAACGTGCTGCGCTGGGCCGACACCATCTACGACAGGCCAGCCGTGCAACGCGGCCGGATGGTCAACCGCCTTTCCGGCGAGCCATCGAGCCAGTTGCACGAGCGCCACGACGCCAGCGACTTCGACACCAGGACGCAGGACAAGCTCGCGGCCGCCGAGTAA
- a CDS encoding ABC transporter permease, with product MHRYKFVLTRPLQFLPVIFGISVITFILVRLIPGDPARNILGTRATPAALASIRAQYGLDQPMWLQYVYFLKNLANGEMGKSILYKIDVLKLIVTRIEPTLALVVSSVVLSVLIAVPMAAIAARNAGRAPDHAVRIVSTFGIGFPPFWLGLMLIILFSVELGVLPVSGYGATIGEKLPHLVLPSLTVALSLSTVLTRSLRAAMIEQLKSDVATAARARGMPEGIVFWRHVLPNSLVPTINLLAVNIGWLIGGTVVVESVFALPGMGQLLVRAIFSRDYMVVQGVAMVFACATVLINFIADIVTVAVDPRVKL from the coding sequence ATGCATCGCTATAAATTCGTTCTGACGCGACCGCTGCAGTTCCTGCCCGTGATCTTCGGCATCAGCGTCATCACGTTCATTCTGGTCAGGCTGATCCCCGGTGATCCGGCGCGCAACATCCTCGGCACGCGCGCGACGCCGGCGGCTCTCGCCAGCATTCGCGCCCAGTACGGCCTCGACCAGCCGATGTGGCTGCAATATGTCTATTTCCTCAAGAACCTCGCCAATGGCGAGATGGGCAAGTCGATCCTCTACAAGATCGACGTGCTGAAGCTGATCGTCACCCGCATCGAGCCGACGCTCGCCCTCGTCGTCTCCAGCGTCGTGCTGTCGGTCCTGATCGCGGTGCCGATGGCGGCGATCGCCGCGCGCAATGCCGGCCGGGCGCCGGATCATGCGGTGCGCATCGTCTCGACCTTCGGCATCGGTTTTCCGCCCTTCTGGCTGGGACTGATGCTGATCATCCTCTTCAGCGTCGAACTCGGCGTGCTGCCGGTCTCGGGTTATGGTGCGACGATCGGCGAAAAGCTGCCGCATCTCGTACTACCGAGCCTGACGGTCGCGCTGTCGCTCTCGACCGTGCTGACGCGCAGCCTGCGGGCGGCGATGATCGAGCAGTTGAAATCGGATGTCGCGACGGCGGCGCGCGCCCGCGGCATGCCGGAGGGGATCGTCTTCTGGCGGCATGTCCTGCCGAATTCGCTGGTGCCCACCATCAACCTGCTTGCCGTCAATATTGGCTGGCTGATCGGCGGCACGGTGGTGGTCGAGAGCGTCTTTGCGCTGCCCGGCATGGGACAGCTGCTCGTCAGGGCGATCTTCTCACGCGACTATATGGTGGTTCAAGGCGTCGCCATGGTCTTTGCCTGCGCCACCGTGCTCATCAACTTCATCGCCGACATCGTCACTGTCGCCGTCGATCCGAGGGTGAAGCTATGA
- a CDS encoding ABC transporter permease yields the protein MSIEAIAPASPGWRRFFGRRPMLVLSAGLLLFFVLLAIGAPIVAPYDPIMQNAEVRLQAPSLLHPFGTDNFGRDILSRVIWGARLDLQMALIGVIFPFVIGTTVGTIAGFFGGIVDALFMRLVDIILAFPFLVLMLSIIAILGPGLGSFYIAMALVGWVSYARLIRAQMLVLKGSDYAVAAVSLGFSRPRIMFRHLLPNAIAGSIVFSMSDATLVLLSGAAVSYLGLGVQPPIAEWGVMVAEGQSFITTAWWITLFPGLSIVCLAFGFSMLGDALGELLGVHE from the coding sequence ATGAGCATCGAGGCGATCGCCCCCGCCTCCCCCGGCTGGCGCCGGTTCTTCGGCCGGCGGCCGATGCTTGTGCTCAGTGCCGGCCTGCTGCTGTTCTTCGTCCTGCTGGCGATCGGCGCGCCCATTGTCGCGCCTTACGACCCGATCATGCAGAATGCCGAGGTGCGCCTGCAGGCGCCGTCATTGTTGCATCCCTTCGGCACCGACAATTTCGGCCGAGACATCCTTTCCCGCGTCATCTGGGGCGCCCGCCTCGACCTGCAGATGGCGCTGATCGGCGTCATCTTCCCCTTCGTGATCGGCACGACGGTCGGCACGATCGCCGGCTTTTTCGGCGGCATCGTCGATGCGCTGTTCATGCGCCTCGTCGATATCATCCTCGCCTTCCCCTTCCTCGTGCTGATGCTGTCGATCATCGCGATCCTCGGGCCCGGCCTCGGCAGTTTCTACATCGCCATGGCGCTGGTCGGCTGGGTCTCCTATGCGCGGCTGATCCGGGCGCAGATGCTGGTGCTGAAAGGCAGCGACTACGCCGTTGCCGCCGTCAGCCTCGGCTTCAGCCGCCCGCGCATCATGTTCCGCCACCTGCTGCCGAACGCGATCGCCGGCTCGATCGTCTTTTCGATGTCCGATGCGACGCTGGTGCTGCTCAGCGGCGCTGCCGTCAGCTATCTCGGCCTCGGCGTCCAGCCGCCGATCGCCGAATGGGGCGTTATGGTCGCAGAAGGACAGAGCTTCATCACCACCGCATGGTGGATCACTTTGTTTCCCGGCCTCTCCATCGTCTGCCTCGCCTTCGGTTTCAGCATGCTGGGCGATGCGCTCGGCGAACTGCTGGGGGTGCACGAATGA
- a CDS encoding NAD(P)-dependent oxidoreductase has product MPNFAIIGSGAMGSAVAKRLIDHGATVLTYLEGRSEQTIARAKAAGMVPVGRQELTKAELILSIVPPAEAIKVAELVADISSAMSAPPPFIDLNAIAPKTMQALAARFEGSSVEVLDGAIIGGPPVTGKSGPTIYISGDIAERSRPLEDCGLRIRRLDGPLGAASALKMCYAGINKGFVGLGTAMLLAASRSGAAESLKAELSESLPDIDRRLSGSIPDMYPKAYRWVAEMQEIADFLGENDPAATIFRGMADVFSRMANDVEGSRVLVEQLDEIIGRPGS; this is encoded by the coding sequence ATGCCGAATTTTGCGATTATTGGATCGGGCGCGATGGGAAGTGCTGTCGCCAAACGGCTGATCGACCACGGCGCTACGGTGCTGACCTATCTCGAGGGCAGGAGCGAGCAGACGATCGCGCGGGCAAAGGCAGCCGGCATGGTGCCGGTCGGCCGCCAGGAACTGACGAAGGCCGAGCTGATTCTGTCGATCGTTCCGCCGGCGGAGGCGATCAAGGTCGCCGAACTCGTCGCGGACATATCGTCGGCGATGTCGGCGCCACCGCCCTTCATCGACCTCAACGCGATTGCGCCGAAAACCATGCAGGCTTTGGCGGCACGGTTCGAAGGCAGCAGCGTCGAGGTGCTTGACGGTGCGATCATCGGCGGGCCGCCGGTCACCGGCAAATCAGGTCCGACCATTTATATCAGCGGCGATATTGCCGAGCGAAGCCGGCCGCTCGAGGATTGCGGCCTGCGGATCCGCAGGCTCGACGGACCGCTCGGCGCCGCCTCGGCACTGAAGATGTGTTATGCCGGCATCAACAAGGGATTTGTCGGCCTTGGCACCGCCATGCTGCTTGCCGCATCGCGTTCCGGTGCGGCCGAAAGCCTGAAAGCCGAGCTCTCCGAAAGCCTTCCCGACATCGATCGCAGGCTGTCGGGATCCATACCCGACATGTATCCGAAAGCCTATCGGTGGGTTGCCGAAATGCAGGAGATTGCCGATTTCCTCGGCGAGAATGATCCGGCAGCGACCATCTTCCGCGGCATGGCGGACGTCTTCTCCAGGATGGCGAACGACGTGGAGGGCAGCCGCGTGCTCGTCGAGCAGCTGGACGAGATCATCGGTCGCCCCGGTAGCTGA
- a CDS encoding proline iminopeptidase-family hydrolase encodes MWREIQPDERFEIDVDGYRVVAYSFGTGTETVFCLNGGPGLPCDYLREAHSCLIDKGYRVVAFDQLGTGASDRPDDLSLWTIGRYVEETETVRKALGLGKVHMLGHSWGGWLAIDYALTYPENLKTLILEDTVADMPHLISELERLRAALGPETVSMMQKHEAQGTYNHPEYLAAVTILNYRHVCRLPEWPAPVRRSLDDWNMVPYETMQGPNEFLYIGNLKDWNRIPDLPRLTLPVFITTGEHDELTPACALRMKLALPNAELKVFANASHMPFYENPQDYYPALLDFLARHEAG; translated from the coding sequence ATGTGGCGTGAAATACAGCCGGACGAACGATTCGAGATCGATGTCGATGGCTATCGCGTCGTTGCCTATAGTTTCGGGACCGGCACAGAGACGGTTTTCTGCCTGAACGGCGGGCCGGGTCTGCCCTGCGATTACCTGCGCGAAGCGCATTCCTGCCTCATCGACAAGGGCTATCGCGTCGTCGCCTTCGACCAGCTCGGCACCGGCGCCTCCGACCGGCCGGACGATCTCTCGCTCTGGACGATCGGTCGTTATGTCGAGGAGACGGAGACGGTGCGCAAGGCGCTGGGGCTCGGCAAGGTCCACATGCTCGGCCATTCCTGGGGCGGGTGGCTGGCGATCGACTATGCGCTGACCTATCCCGAAAACCTCAAGACGCTGATCCTCGAAGATACCGTCGCCGACATGCCGCATCTGATCTCGGAACTGGAACGGCTGCGCGCAGCGCTCGGTCCCGAAACCGTGTCGATGATGCAGAAGCACGAGGCGCAGGGCACCTACAATCATCCGGAATATCTCGCCGCCGTCACCATCCTCAACTATCGCCATGTCTGCCGTCTGCCGGAATGGCCGGCGCCGGTGCGCCGCTCGCTCGACGATTGGAACATGGTGCCCTATGAGACGATGCAGGGACCGAACGAGTTTCTCTATATCGGCAATCTCAAGGACTGGAACCGCATCCCCGATCTGCCGCGACTGACGCTGCCGGTGTTCATCACGACGGGAGAGCATGACGAGCTGACGCCAGCCTGTGCGCTCAGGATGAAGCTTGCGCTGCCGAATGCCGAGCTGAAGGTATTTGCCAATGCCAGCCATATGCCGTTCTATGAGAACCCGCAGGATTATTATCCGGCGCTTCTCGATTTTCTCGCCCGGCACGAGGCAGGCTGA
- a CDS encoding ABC transporter substrate-binding protein: protein MTNRWKSIGLAALLAGLTLSASYAEAAGVLTIGRREDSTTFDPIKTAQNIDNWVFSNVYDVLIRVDKTGTKLEPGLAESWTTSDDGLTYTFKIRDAKFSDSSPLTAEDAAYSLLRIRDDAASLWSDSYKVIDTAVATDAHTLTIKLKNQSAPFLSTLALPNASVISKKGMESLGPDAYGEKPIASGAFVVEEWRRGDRVILKKNPNFWQADRVKLDGVEWISVPDDNTRMLNVQAGELDTAIFVPFSRVEELKKDPNLNVDIDASTREDHLLINHAHGALGKKEVRQALDLAIDKKAIVDTVTFGQGSVANSYIPKGALYYYADNLQRPYDPEKAKELLAAAGASDLTLNYLVRAGDEVDEQTAVLVQQQLQKAGITANLQKVDPSQEWDMIVAGDYDVSVNYWTNDILDPDQKTTFVLGHDSNNNYSTNYKNEAVKELVAKARLELDPKKREQMYVDLQKMAKDDVNWIDLYYSPYINVSRKNIENFYQNPLGRFFLEDTVKN from the coding sequence ATGACAAACAGGTGGAAATCAATCGGGCTTGCAGCCCTGCTCGCCGGTCTGACGCTCAGCGCAAGCTATGCCGAGGCCGCCGGCGTGCTCACCATCGGCCGCCGCGAGGATTCGACGACATTCGATCCGATCAAGACCGCGCAGAACATCGACAACTGGGTGTTCTCCAACGTCTACGACGTGCTGATCCGCGTCGACAAGACAGGCACGAAACTGGAGCCGGGCCTTGCCGAAAGCTGGACCACCTCGGATGACGGGCTGACCTACACGTTCAAGATCCGCGATGCAAAATTCTCCGACAGTTCGCCGCTGACGGCGGAAGACGCGGCCTACAGCCTGCTGCGCATCCGCGATGACGCCGCCTCGCTCTGGAGCGATTCCTATAAGGTGATCGACACGGCCGTGGCGACCGACGCGCACACGCTGACGATCAAGCTCAAGAACCAGTCCGCGCCGTTCCTGTCGACGCTGGCGCTGCCGAATGCCTCGGTCATCTCCAAGAAGGGCATGGAATCGCTTGGTCCCGACGCCTATGGCGAAAAGCCGATCGCATCCGGCGCCTTCGTGGTCGAGGAATGGCGGCGCGGCGACCGCGTCATTCTCAAGAAGAACCCGAACTTCTGGCAGGCCGACCGCGTCAAGCTCGACGGCGTCGAGTGGATCTCGGTGCCTGACGACAACACCCGCATGCTGAACGTTCAGGCGGGCGAACTGGATACGGCGATCTTCGTTCCTTTTTCTCGTGTCGAGGAGCTGAAAAAGGACCCGAACCTCAACGTCGATATCGACGCTTCGACCCGTGAGGACCATCTTCTGATCAACCATGCGCATGGCGCGCTCGGCAAGAAGGAAGTCCGCCAGGCGCTTGATCTCGCGATCGACAAGAAGGCGATCGTCGATACCGTCACCTTCGGCCAGGGCAGCGTCGCCAACTCCTATATTCCGAAGGGCGCACTCTATTATTATGCCGATAATCTGCAGCGGCCTTATGATCCCGAAAAGGCAAAGGAGTTGCTGGCGGCCGCCGGCGCTTCCGACCTGACGCTGAATTATCTGGTCCGCGCCGGCGACGAAGTCGACGAACAGACGGCCGTGCTCGTCCAGCAGCAGCTGCAGAAGGCCGGCATCACCGCCAATCTGCAGAAAGTCGATCCGAGCCAGGAATGGGACATGATCGTTGCCGGCGACTACGACGTCTCGGTCAATTACTGGACCAACGACATTCTCGATCCGGACCAGAAGACCACCTTCGTCCTCGGCCACGATTCCAACAACAACTACTCGACCAATTACAAGAACGAGGCGGTGAAGGAACTGGTCGCCAAGGCGCGTCTCGAGCTCGACCCGAAGAAGCGCGAACAGATGTATGTCGATCTGCAGAAGATGGCCAAGGACGACGTCAACTGGATCGACCTCTATTACAGCCCCTATATCAACGTCTCGCGCAAGAATATCGAGAACTTCTACCAGAACCCGCTCGGCCGCTTCTTCCTGGAAGACACGGTCAAGAACTGA